The nucleotide window AAATTCAGTGGATTCTGTATTTCATGCGCAATTCCTGCTGTGAGTTCACCCAATGAAGCCATTTTTTCAGATTGAATTAACTGGTTCTGAGTGATTTTCAAATCTTCAATCGATTTGGTCAACTGATTGGTTCTAATAGTAACTTTTTCTTCAAGAATACTATTCTCCCGTTTCAGGGTTCTGGCCCGATAAGTGACATACGAAGGTATTGAAACAATAAAAACAAGAAAGTAAAGTGTATAAGCCCACCAGGTTTTCCACCAGGGTGGTGAAATCACAAGGTCTATCGAATCATTTTTTGTACTCCAAACACCATCGCTGTTGGCCGCTTTTACATGAAAAGTATAACTACCAGGAGAAAGATTCGTATAGGTTACCGATCTTTGGGTTCCGGCCTGCACCCAATCCTTATCATAGCCATCTAGTTTGTAGGCATAAGTATTTGCAGCCGGATCATCGTATTGCAAACCAATATAATTGAAACGAATACGATTTTGCAGGTAAGAGAGTTGTATTTCTTTCTTGCCTTCAGTCAAAATATTGGTATATTCCTCTTTTGTTACTTTGGGATTACTAATAGCTATTTCTTCCAAAACTACTTTTGGTGGAAACGGATTGGCGTCTAGGTTTTTTGGATTAAAAACTGCGACAGCATTTGAAAGCTGAGTCATCAAACGGCCATCATCTAATTTATACAAATTTTGATTATTAGTTCCTAGAGTGTAACCGGTCAAAATAGTATTAAACGGAAAATTTTTAACCGACATATTTTTTGGATTTATACGCGACAGCCCTCTTTCAGTTGCTATCCATAGCTGTCCTAAAGCATCTTCATTTATTCCTGACACCCCATTAAATAATAACCCATTTGTCTCATTTAGCTGTCGTATCCATCTTCCTTCTTTACGATCAAATTCAAAAATACCATTTTGATACGTACCCACCCAAAACCTTCCTGATACATCCTCATATATACTCGTTATACAAGTCATACCTTTATTCTGTATGTTGCTATACGAAATGAAGCAATCCTTTTTGGAATCATAGCGATTTAAACTGCCATAGTTAGTCCCCACCCAAAAATCCCCCTTGCGATCAACATAAGTGGATGTTACCATACCATCATCTAATGCCCCAACATTTTTAGCTGTCAATTTTTCTTTATTTTTTCGATAAGGATAAGCTTTAATTTTTTTTGTTTTCGGATTAAATGAACATATTCCTTTGTCAGAAGTATACAACCATATTATTCCATTGCCATCTTCAAAAGGGTTTGCCAAAAAACCTCCAGGAATTATTTTATCTATTGCATATTTATCTTTCTTTCCTGTTTTTACATTGTAAAAAACTAAACTTTTCGTAGTGGCTATACAAAAATTACCATCCTTGGTTGAACATCCTTGATAAATAAATGAATCATCAAGATCCGAACTATAAATTTTGACAAAACTATTTGTACCCTCTTTCCATTTATAAATAGCATGTTCGTCGGCAAACCATTGATAACCTTTTTCGCCTAAAGCGCAAATAACTTCTCCTTTAGGATAACTATCTAATTGTTCTGAGGTGTGTTTATAGATCGTAAAAGCACTTTTTAGGCGATTACTTTTGTTTGCACCAGCCCAACCAAAACCTACCCAAAATGCATCGGTATGGTCAATCATTTTTGAGGCCACCCAATACTTCCCACTTACAGATCCTGCTCGTTCAGGATCATGTTGGTATCTTTCAAATTGAGCCTTTTGGGGATCAAATTTTACTAATCCGCTTGGAGAAGACAACCAAAAAGAATCCTCTTTGGTTGCTTTAATATCACCAATCCATTCGATTTCTGAAGGCTTAGCGTATTTAAAACCAGTTTTAAAGTAATCAAATTTATCTGTTGTCCTGTTTAATCGAACTAATCCATCAAAACAAGCAAACCATAATTGCTTTTTCTTGTCTTCATAAATACTATTATATAATTTACGTTTATAGGAGCCAATAGTATAGACTTTCGTTCTTGAATAATCGAAACATTCAGGGTTTGTTTTTAATTCTTTATATGTATTTAATTTAGAATTAAAACGAACAATCTTACAATCATTAAGTTTCCCATGAAAAGTTACCATCCAAAAAACACTAGGTTCAGAAGGCGTTTCATAAAGATAGACTACTTCCCTGGATTGCTCAGGATGGGTTGAAGTACTATACCCTTTGAGAGGAATATTCTTTCCTTCATAACTGTAAAATCCATTATTGGTTCCAAACCAAAGTTTTCCAGATTTAGAAATAAAACCACTATATATACGAGAGGCATTGATATAATTCACATTTTTAAACTTTTTACCAAAAAATTCAAAACGATTATTTTTATCCAATTTCCAGATATAATTTTCCTCATCATCTTTTTCGATCGCTCCCCACAAATTTCCTTCATTATCATCAGCAAAAATGTGATAACTAATTGCCTCATCTTTTTCAGGATAGTCAAATTGTATAAAAGTATCTTTATTGCGATTATATTTGAATAGTCCATTTGAATAAGTACTTACCCAAACATCATTGTTCCGGTCTTTGTAAAGATCCGACACATTAGTACTAGGGTCCAGATTTCTTTTTTTGGATCCCAATTGGTACACTTTATATCGGTAGCCATCATAACGCACCAATCCATTTTGGGTTGCCATCCAAATGTAACCTTTTGGATCTTCAACTATGTCTCTTACAAAACTTTCGGGCAAACCGGATTTCACATCATACTTTTCAAAATACATTTGTTGTTGCTGTGCCTTTCCAATTTCGGGAATACCTAAACATCCGAACAAAAAGAAAAAAGAAATCGATAGTATTTTCATAGTGTTTTATTTACGGTTTAATAGATTGATTTAGTGGTATCGAAATAAAAAATGTACTTCCTTCACCTTCTTTTGTTTCTATTTTAATATCACCTCCATGACCTTTGACCACAATGTCATAACTCAGCGATAACCCTAAGCCAGTTCCCTCACCACTTGGTTTGGTGGTAAAAAACGGCTGCATGATTTTATCCTTGATGGCTGTTGGGATTCCTATACCGTTGTCTTTTACAGCTATTTCAATTGCTTTATCTTTTGACAAAGTCTTCACGCTGACCATTGGTTTGTATGTTTCCCCTAATTTTTTCTGCATTTGATGTGTCGCATAGAAAGCATTAGTGAACAAATTCAATAACACACGACCAATTTCTTGTGTCAATACATTTGCTTTTGGCAAATTCTCATCAAAATCGGTAATTAGTTCCGCATTAAAACTTTTATCTTTTGCCCGAAGTCCATAATAGGCAAGCCTCATGTATTCATCGGCAAGTTTGTTTATATCTGTAGGTTCTTTTTGTCTGGAACTGATACGAGAATGTTGAAGCATCCCTTTTACAATACTGTCAGCGCGTTTGCCATGATGATTTATTTTATCTAAATTTTTGCTAATATCTTCTAAAATTTCACCAACCAATTCTTCATCTCTTTCCTCATTACGCTTGGATCTTTCTTCTTGGATTTCTTTAATGAGTTCGTTGCTCACTTCACTAAAATTATTGACAAAATTTAATGGGTTCTGAATTTCATGAGCAATCCCGGCGGTAAGCTCTCCAAGAGAAGCCATTTTTTCAGATTGAATAAGCTGGTTTTGTGTCGTTTTTAATTCATTGAGTGCTTTTTCGGCTATTTTTCGTTGTTTGTTAATCTCATTTTTTTGTTTCAGCAAAAGAGCATTTGCTTTCTGTTTATGCTGATTGTTTCGGTAGAGCAACAGCATCACTACTAAAGCAGATATCAAAGCTCCCGTTATACTAAAAATCCATAAACGCTGATTCTTGTTTTCGGCTTCTTTTTCTAATCTTCGCTTTTCGAGTTTTTCTATTTGCTTGTTGCTTTTTTCAATAATTGATTGCGTTTCAAAATTAGCAAGGTGATTTATGGCATCTAAGTCATCAGATCCATCTTTTAATTGCTGATAGATCTTAAGGTATTTGAAAGCTTCTTCTTTCTGTCCCATTTGTTCATAAATACGGGACAGCATTAAACTCGAATTTAACGAAATACCTATACTGTTATACGTTTTGGACGCACTATAGGCAAGAAGACCATATTCAATAGCTTTTGGCAAATTGTTCAATTTTTCATAGCACTCCGTCAAATGACAATAGATAAATTGTGAGTTATTCTTAGAGTGTTTTAAAAACAGACCAAGTGATTTAATAAAAAAGGGAATAGCAGCTGCATAATTACTCTGCATCATTTCAATCTGGCCTTTTGCGTCATAATTTCTGGCCAATAACAAAGGTGCGCGATCCTTTCTTGGGTCTTGTAAAGTAAGTGCCAAAAATTTCTTGGCTTCATCATACCTTTTTAGTCCAATTAACGCAAATACCATATTACCGTAAACGTCATAAATCTGAACAGTATCATTCATTTTTTTTAGTAGGTTTTCGGATTTGATAAAATACTCCAAAGTTTTAGATTGATTGTTCATACTTCCATAACTAAATGCTATCTCACGATATACCTGTACAAGCATATCTTTATCATTTATATTTAAATCCTCCTCCAATACAGAAGTACTTTTTAAATAATATTCAATTGCCAAACTAAATCGACCAGTGGCAGCGTAATAATCCCCCATAGGAATAGATAAAAGTGCCATTAACTTTTTATCCTTAATAGTAGAAATCATCTTTACCAATTCAATTTCTATCTTTTGGGCTTCTTCCCGTTTTCCTTCATTTATTAAATCAGATATCATATAACTTGATATTTGAAAAATAAAAAAAGTCTGATTCTGTTCTTTAAAAAGGGAAAGCGCCTTAGCTGCTGTCTTTTTTCCTTCTTCTACTTTACCCTGTTCAAAATAACTCCCAGCAATTAAAAAAACAATATTTGCTTGCATTTCCTTATCATTTTCTTTTTCAAAATAAGGAAGTGCAGTCTTCAACTGAGCCAGAATTTTTTCATGATTCAGATTCTTCAGCCATATCAACTTTTTGGAATTCAAAATTCCTGCACTTTCCTTCTTTTCCTCCTCTGTCGAAAGCCAATCTGCTTGTTTCTGATAGTAAAATGAAAAAATATCATTTCTATACAAGTCGCTCATTGTACGCAAATACTGAACTTCTCCATTTTTGTAATGTGCTTTTTTGGAAAGCTCTCTCGCCTGTTTAGTTGCAATGAGACCCTGTTTAAATTCCAATGCATGAAAAGAGAACCTGGCAAATTCATTTAACCAAATTATTTTTTGTTCATCATTTCCTCTATGTTTCACAAGAAGTCGTTGCACACTATCTGCTTGGAAGTTATATCTATTGATGCTTTCCTGCCCATGCAGTGATCCAGCCGAAATGACAATTACAAGAAGTATTAGAGGATATTTTTTCACTTTATAGCTTATTATCGGTTAAACAAATAATAAATTCTGATCCTTCCTTTTCTTTCGTTTTTACTTTCAAATCTCCATGATGTGCTTTTACGATGTCATAGCTCAATGACAATCCCAATCCAGTTCCTTGCCCAGTAGGTTTGGTGGTAAAAAAGGGTTGAAAAATTTTGTCAACTACATTTTTCGGAATTCCATTGCCATTATCCTTTACAATAATCTCTAAATGATTTTCACTTTTTTGGGTTTTAATCGTAACTGTTGGTTCAAAATTTTCCATGCTAGATTTCTTTTTTTCGGTGACCGCATAAAACGCATTGGTAATCAAATTTAAAATCACTCTTCCCATATCTTGGGGAATAAGATTAGTAGTACCGATAGTCTCATCAAAATCGGTCACTATAGTTGCATTAAATGATTTGTCTTTGGCTCGAAATCCATGGTAAGCCAATCGCAAATATTCATCGGCAAGTTTGTTTATATCTGTAGGTTCTTTTTGTCCGGAACTGATACGGGAATGTTGAAGCATCCCCTTAACAATACTGTCAGCACGTTTACCATGAAGATTTATTTTTTCCAGGTTTTTTTTGATGTCGTTTGCAATGTTTTTTACCTCTTCAAAATCTCCTTTTGCTATTTCCTCATTCATTTCGTCCAATAGTTCATTGCTGACTTCACTGAAATTATTGACAAAGTTTAATGGATTTTGAATTTCATGTGCAATTCCGGCTGTAAGTTCCCCGAGTGAAGCCATTTTTTCAGATTGAATAAGCTGTGCCTGAGTAGTTTTTAGTTCTTCAAAGGCTTTTTGCAGCTCTTCTTTTTGACCTTGAATTTCAGCTGTTCGTTCAGCTACCTGCTCTTCTAATTTTGCCTTTAAAATTTCGGACTGTTGAAACTCTTTTTCCAGCTCTATGGCTTTTAATTGTTCTCTTTCCATGTCTTTTCGTTGTTTTCTAGTAATGAAAAACATGGCAAAAATCCAAATGATTGAAAAAGAAATTGCAGCGTGAAAATAATTATTCCACTCTTTATGAAAAGAAGAATTGATGAGTTTTGTAAAATCTTCTAAAAAGTTTACTGCCACAAAGGGCAATATCGAATAAATAAAAGTTTTAACTGATTTAAATTCCTTTTGAGTAAGGCAAAAGTAGATTAGGGTAAATAATATTCCGTGCGCTATCCAAGCAATTATTGCTCTGCTTGAATCTAGAAAAAGTCCAGCGATTAAAAGCCCAATCGAGATCCAAAACCCAATACGCAAATATTTATCAATTTGAGGCAATAGAATTTTGCTTTGCAAAGTTCTTCGCAAATGACTAAAAACGATTAGTAAAAGAATATAGTCAAAGTTCATATTTCAAAAATTATATGGTAAATAAATTATATGGGCAGTGTTATAATAAACGTGGCGCCATTGTCTTCTTCGGTCTCAACATTAATAGTTCCTCCATGCCCTTTGACCACAATGTCATAACTCAATGACAATCCCAAACCGGTTCCTTCTCCGGCGGGTTTCGTAGTAAAAAAAGGCTGCATTATTTTGTCTCTAATTGCAGATGGAATTCCGGTACCATTATCTTTTACCGTAATTTCAATACAATTTTCTTTTTGGAGCGTTGTCACACTTAAAACGGGTTTATACCCTTGAGTCGCTATTTGTTGTTGTTTTTGTATCGCATAAAAAGCATTGGTAAACAAATTGAGTAAAACACGACCAATATCTTGGGAAACTACATCAATCTTTGGAAGTTTTTCGTCAAAATGTGTTTCCAGTACTGCATTAAAGCTTTTGTCTTTGGCCCGTAAACCATGATAAGCTAGCCTTAAATATTCATCGGCCAATGCGTTAATATCCGTTAGTTCCTTTTGACCAGAACTAATTCGGGAATGCTGTAACATGCCTTTTACAATTCCATCGGCGCGTTTGCCATGAAAGATTATTTTTTCTAAATTTTGTTTGATGTCGACTGCTATTATTTTCGCTTCTTCTGTTTCGCCTTTATCCATTTCATCATTCATCTCATCAATCAGTTCTAAACTGACTTCCGAAAAATTATTGACAAAGTTCAATGGATTCTGTATTTCATGAGCAATCCCGGCTGTAAGTTCCCCGAGTGAAGCCATTTTTTCGGATTGGATAAGTTGAAGTTGGGTAGTTTTAAGTTCATTAAAAGCTTTCTCAATTTCACGGGCATGGGCAAGTTCTTTTTCCTTAGCCAATGCATATTCTTTTTCAAGAAGCCTTTTTCGTTGGAAGCGATCAAACAAAATCAAAAGTACTAGAAATAAAATACCATATAGTGTATAAGCCCACCAAGTACGCCACCAAGGAGGAGTTATACTGAAAGCAACCGATGCCCCTTTCTCGTTCCAAACGCCATTGCTATTAGCCGCTTTTACTCTAAACGTATAATCCCCTGGAGGCAGATCGTAATAATAAGCAGTCCTGATATTCCCTACCTCACGCCATTTATTATCATAATTTTCAAGCTTATAGGTAAATTCATTTTTTGAGGGATTCGAATAATGTATTCCCGTGTAATTGATGGAAATACTATTTTGATTGTATTTTAATATAAAATCTTTCGGTATTGTTTTTTTATTTTTTTGAAAAGAATTGTTGCCATAATACATTGAGATATCACCAATTTTAAAATCGGTGATATAGACTTTTGGTGGTTTTGAATTTTTAGATATATAATTCGGATTAAAGACAGTGATACCGTTGCTTCCTCCAAAAAAAAGAAGACCTCCCGATGATTTAAGGTAGCCTCCATCTGCAAACAGACGTCCTTGGATACCTTCTTCCATCGAAAAATTATTAAATTGCCCATCTTCAATACTAAATCTGCTGAGCCCATCAAAAGTGCTAAGCCAAAGCGCTTTGTTTTTTTCGTCTGGCAAAATACCTTGAATTCCCATAGAAAGTAAACCGTCTTTAGTTGAATAGCTAATAATTTTTCCTGTTTCGACATTGCATTTGCTAAGACCTCCACCCCAAGTCCCAACCCAGACCATTCCTTCTTTGTCAACATATAAGGAATTAATGTCTTGTGATTCTAAAACATCTCCTTTTTTCTTATCAAACCAATATCGTTCAACTTTATCAGTTTTATAATTATAGAGAAACAAACCGTTATTGGTAAGCAACCATATTCCGTGTTTAGCATCCTCGCAAACACTAACTACTTCATTACTACTAGCATCTGAACCGAAAATCTTCTTCAAATCAAAATGACGTAATATTCCTTTATTTTTGGTTTTTAAAAAAGCACCTTTAACTGTACAATACCATTGATTTCCATTACTATCTGTAATTAGGCTGTAAATAAAAAGTTTATCAAGTGGAGGACCAAGCTGGATTTTTGAATAAGTCTTGTTATTAATATCAAAAAGAAAAAAACCAATATTCGTTTCAATAAGAATTTCATCGGGGGAATACAAACCAATTCCAAAGAACTGTGATAGATTAGGCAGTGATTTTGAAATCGGATAAGGTGTTAGCGTATTCTTAACCGGATCAAACACATTAAGACCTGTTTCATTAGCCATCCAAATTTTACCATCAGCACTTTCTAAAAATCTATTGATCCAGCCCGAAGTAATGGAATTTTTATCTTCTTTATTATAAACGTAGGATTTCAAAACAACCCGATTACTGTATCTAAGCAATCCTTTTGATTCAGTTCCTATCCAAAGATTATCGAAAGAATCCAAATGAAGACAAAAAAGAATATTTCTCATCAATCTTTCATTTGGATTTTCATTCAACATCTCAAATTGCTCTTTTTTCAAATCAAAATACATTAAACCATATGAAGTAGCAAGCCAGATATTACCTCTTGAATCCAACTCCATTTCATAAATCAAAAAAACAGTATTGATTTTACTGCTTGATTCTCTAATAGGATAGGATTTTAATTTTCCGGTATTTGGATTCCAAACACTTAGAACTGCATGCGTTCTGCTACTGGAAGCAATCCATAGATTGCCTTTGGCATCGCATTTAATAGTGCTTATGTACTTTTCAATAGGAAATTCAGCTATTAACCGTTTCTCTTTATGGATATTTCTATTTTTATCAATCCTAAAAAAACCATTAACAGCAACAATCCATATATTGTCCGAGTGGTCTATTGCAGAGCTAAAAACGTTTTTTATTCCTTCTTTAATGGAAGAATCAAAACGCCTGAATTCATTACTTTTTTCATCTTTAAAAAAAAGAGCGTGAGTGGCTATAAAACCATATACAGAATAGGTTCCAAAATAAATTCTTCCCCTAGAATCCTCATTTATAGTGGATATGACAACTTGGGAACCCAATTTAAAATCTGTTAGCTTTAAAAAATTATAGTTTTTGAATGTTTGAGTTACGGGATCGTATTCACTGAGTAAATCTGTACAGCCAATCCAAATATGGCCATCATGGGCTTCATAAAGTTTTTGGGTTAATATACTACCCATTTTTTTGGGATCTTTGGGATCTACGTCATAATGCTTGTATTCATATCCATCATATTGCACGAGTCCATTACTGGTAGCAATCCAAACTACACCCTGTCTATCAGTAATAATATCATTTATGGTAGTGCCACCCAATTCAGGATATGTCGTAAAATTTTTAGAATTAATTTGTGCGAAAACTGAGGAATAAAATACCTGAAAACTGAATAATAAGATTATAAAAAGGCACTTTTTCATATTTCAGCTAATTTTATTAATCTGTTTGAGGACTACCTCACTTACTAAATCTTCTTAAATATCTACTTTTAAATGCCTATATCTTTTAAATAACACAAGGCATTTGGAAACCGAAAACTTAATTAGGTAGATTGGGGTAAAACAAATAAAAAACTTAACTAAAACTATGTCAATCAATTACAAAATTTAAAATTACATAAAATTTAACAAACTTATTACACTATTTCTATTTTTTACATAAAATGTATTTTAAACACCAATAAAAAACTTTTATTTTTTTAACAGTACAACTATTACTCCCTCGAAAAAAGATAACTTCTTGCTTATTAAAATATAATATAGCTTTGCTAAAATCGTAATGAATCCCCAATCACTCGGAAATGAAGTAAGTATTTTGTGAACGGCTAGCACAGATTTACAATCTGTGTCCACAAAGATGATCAAGTAAAACAAGTCAAAAATTAAAAAAAACAACTATTCAAAGTCTCATGACTCTGCTTTTATAAAAGAACTTAAAAGTCGTGGAGGTGATAAAAGTCCCTAACTCCCCTAAGATTCATCATACGTAATTAACGTTAAAGCATGACATTTGCTTTAAATAGTTTGAAATTTGTAACGCTGATATCACAAAAAGAAAAAGGCTGTCTCAAAAAAAAAAATGAGACAACCTTTTTATAATTTTTCTTGCTATTAATTAGTATAAAAGTAAAAATTCTATTCCGACTAATTAAACTGATGAATTTGAACAGCTACTTTATCCACCACATCATAAAACAAATATATTTCCCTTCCACAAAAATCATCAATAATTGTTTCCGAATTCATTTGACAAATAAATTTCATTTTTATTCCTTTTGAATTCAAAGGTGTCTGATCATTACCTATCCAACTTGGCTCTCCATTTAGATTCTTAATAAATTCTAGAGGGTCGATAGTTTCTCTTTTAATCCTTTCCAAAAACTCATTATACGATTTATCTCCCAGTAAAAGCCATTCCTTCCAATTCTCGTTTGTTTCAAAATATCCAAAATCACCTTTAAATTTATATTTGTTGTTAACTACTGTAAATTCCAGTGATATTGACCACCCAATTCCAATTTAAAGTGACCACCTGATTCCAATTCAAAATGACCACCTAATTCCGGAGCAAAGTGACCACCCCGTTTTCATAAAAAACTACTTTTTTTCATGCGCTAATTAGTACTCAAATATACTTAAAATATTATTCCTTGTTTATTCCTCTTTTCTTTCTCATAGATTCCCCATGCAATTCGAGTCTGTGGGCTTGATGTATAAGTCTATCCAAAATTGCGTCAGCTATAGTTTTTTCGCCAATTATATCATACCAACCTTGTACAGGAATTTGCGATGTAACAATTATAGAACCGTTATTATGCCTGTCTTCAATAATCTCCAAAAGTGTAATTCGGTTTTGACTATCTAATGCCTGGAGTCCAAAATCGTCAAGTATGATAACGTCTTGCCTTTCAATTTTGGCAAGTTCTCTTAGGTAAGAACCATCTGCTTTGGCCATTTTTAATTTAGCAAACAGCTTCGAAGTATTAAAATAGCTTACTTTATAGCCATGAATACAGGCTTGGTAACCCAATGCGGTACCTAAATAACTTTTGCCTACACCTGTACTTCCTGTGATTAAGATGTTTTCATTTTTTTCAACAAATTCGCATTCTGCCAGACGAAGAACTGTATTCCGGTCAAGATTGCGGGATACATCAAAATTGACATTTTCAATATTTGATTTGTAATGGAATTTAGCATTCTTTATACTGCGTTCTATACGACGATTGTGCCTTTCGTCCCATTCAGCATCAATAATCATCGATACAAATTGATCGAGTGTGTAGTGGTCTGTTCTTCCGCTTTCAATCGCTGTTTTAAAAGCATTAAACATTCCGTAAAGTTTCATTTGTCTCATTTTTGTTACTGTGGATTCATTCATGTTTTTAAGATTTAATTTAATTATAATACTGTTTGCCTCTTATGTTTCCGTGGTTCGGAAGTTCATGCTCAGGTTCCTGTTCTAAATCAATACGATCTAAGTTGTTTTCTAAAATATTTTGGATGGTCTTAAAATTGTAAATTCTAAAGTCAAGCGCTCGTTTACAGGCATTTATTAATCGCTGCTTACCAACCTTTTTTTCAAAGTTTAGTATTCCTAAACAACTTTTATAAGCCTGTTCAGGATGGTTTCTGCTTTCGATTATCTGCATAATATATTCTCCTACTGACTCATCAATACTACCTGCCCAATCAATGAATCGAGCAGCACTCCACTGAGCTACAAACTGATGTGAACTGGCTAAATGTTCTGGAGTTGTGGTATAGACATAAGGTTTGTAATTTCGCTGATGAACCGCTATTCGATTGTATTTATAATAGATCTCTACGGTTGATCTTGTGTACAAGAGTTTCGTTTTTTTCTTTACATATTGATACGGAACGCTGTAATAATTTTTGTCTTGACTTAATTGGACATGACCATTTTGCATTACCGTTGCAAAGGATTGATATTTGATTTCAAAGCGTTCTTGTGGTAGTGGACGCAGTTTTTGTTTCTCATCTTCTACAAACAATTCTTTTCGTGAGTAAGGACGACCTGTTAGTTTTCGATTATTATGAATGTCTAATAAATCCCATATCTGTTGGTTTAATTCTTCTAGAGAAAAGAATTTGGTTTCTTTTAGTGTTACATAAATTCTTCTGTATAATATCTTTACAGCCCCTTCAACTAATGACTTATCTCTAGGTTTATAAGCTCTAGTTGGCAAGATTGTAGTTTCGTAATGTTCCGCTAAGTCGGCTAAAGTTTCATTAATTGTTGGCTCAAAACGACTGCTTTTTATTACTGCAGATTTTAAATTATCTGGAACAATTGCTGCAGGAGTGCCTTCAAAAAAGCGCATGGCATTTTCTACAGAAGTAACAAAATCTTCCTTTTGCTGGCTCATAGAAGCTTCAGCATAGGTGTATTGACTAGCCCCTAATATAGCCACAAAGAATTGTACTTCTTTGATTTCTCCAGTGTCGCTATCAATAATGGATAGTGTTTTTCCAGCATAATCAACATACATTTTATCACCGGATTTATGATTCATATGCATCACTGGATTGACTTGTTTACTCCATACTTTGTAATAATGAGCAAATTGAGAACTCCTGTAACCATCAGGGTTTATGGCAGCATATTGTTCCCACATATGTTGTATGGTAACGCCAACTTTTTTTAGCTCACGCTCCATTTTAGGAAAATAATTATGGAGTGTTTGTAATTTGGGACTAATTGATTCCACAGTAGTCTGTGAAAACAAAAGTTCTAGTTCAGCATCTGTTTTTTTATCAATAAATTCAAAGTTTAATCCGAGAACTTCAAATAAAGAAATATACTTCTTTACCGTATTCCTAGAAAGGGATAAGTAGCTACTTATAAATAACTTACTTTTTCCATCACAATAGAATTTAATTACTTTTCTAATTTTACTCATGTCTGTTATTTTGTTTGCCATAATCCGCTTTTTTTTTGCGAATGTATGGTTCTAACGACATGAAAAAGTCTGTAGTTTTTAATAATTAATTTACCCCAAAATTAGGTGGTCAATTT belongs to Flavobacterium gilvum and includes:
- the istA gene encoding IS21 family transposase, with the protein product MANKITDMSKIRKVIKFYCDGKSKLFISSYLSLSRNTVKKYISLFEVLGLNFEFIDKKTDAELELLFSQTTVESISPKLQTLHNYFPKMERELKKVGVTIQHMWEQYAAINPDGYRSSQFAHYYKVWSKQVNPVMHMNHKSGDKMYVDYAGKTLSIIDSDTGEIKEVQFFVAILGASQYTYAEASMSQQKEDFVTSVENAMRFFEGTPAAIVPDNLKSAVIKSSRFEPTINETLADLAEHYETTILPTRAYKPRDKSLVEGAVKILYRRIYVTLKETKFFSLEELNQQIWDLLDIHNNRKLTGRPYSRKELFVEDEKQKLRPLPQERFEIKYQSFATVMQNGHVQLSQDKNYYSVPYQYVKKKTKLLYTRSTVEIYYKYNRIAVHQRNYKPYVYTTTPEHLASSHQFVAQWSAARFIDWAGSIDESVGEYIMQIIESRNHPEQAYKSCLGILNFEKKVGKQRLINACKRALDFRIYNFKTIQNILENNLDRIDLEQEPEHELPNHGNIRGKQYYN